One genomic region from Longimicrobium sp. encodes:
- a CDS encoding helix-turn-helix transcriptional regulator: MASLGEFLRERREALREKDRRYSLRQVAQRVGVEPSFLSKVERDETPPPSEDTLRRLAAELEVDADVALALAGKVSSDLQEVIRRRPLLFAALLRELKDLPDHAVLRLVREVRDGEW; this comes from the coding sequence ATGGCAAGCCTGGGTGAGTTCCTGCGCGAGCGGCGCGAAGCGCTGCGGGAGAAGGACCGGCGGTACTCGCTGCGGCAGGTGGCGCAGCGTGTGGGCGTCGAGCCGTCGTTCCTGAGCAAGGTGGAGCGCGACGAGACGCCGCCGCCCAGCGAGGACACGCTCCGGCGCCTGGCCGCGGAGCTGGAGGTGGACGCCGACGTGGCGCTGGCGCTGGCGGGCAAGGTGTCGAGCGACCTGCAGGAGGTCATCCGCCGCCGGCCGCTCCTCTTCGCCGCGCTCCTTCGCGAGCTGAAGGACCTCCCCGACCACGCCGTTCTCCGCCTCGTCCGCGAGGTCCGAGACGGAGAGTGGTGA
- a CDS encoding type II toxin-antitoxin system HigB family toxin, which yields MRIISRRTLREFWETHPRGAEAKVPLQVWHSTVEEKDWATPADVKATYGDASIIAGNRVVFNIGGNKFRLVVRINYPYRVVYVRFVGTHEEYDDIDAETI from the coding sequence ATGCGGATCATCTCAAGGAGAACCCTTCGCGAGTTCTGGGAGACGCATCCGCGTGGCGCAGAAGCCAAGGTGCCTCTCCAGGTCTGGCACAGTACTGTTGAAGAAAAAGACTGGGCGACCCCGGCCGACGTGAAAGCGACCTACGGGGATGCGAGCATCATCGCCGGGAATCGAGTTGTCTTCAACATCGGCGGGAACAAGTTCCGGCTCGTAGTGAGGATCAATTACCCTTATCGCGTCGTCTACGTGCGGTTTGTGGGGACGCACGAGGAGTATGACGACATCGACGCGGAGACGATCTGA
- a CDS encoding transcriptional regulator → MQMTIRPIHTEADYDAALAEVDTLMDAVPGTLEGDRLDVLVTLIQAYEARHWAIDAPDPIEAIRVRMEQKHLRPRDLEAMIGSRGRVSEVLSRKRALTLPMIRRLSKGLDLSAEILIQEIRTE, encoded by the coding sequence ATGCAGATGACGATTCGGCCCATCCACACGGAAGCGGATTATGATGCTGCTCTGGCCGAAGTGGATACGCTGATGGATGCGGTCCCGGGGACCCTGGAAGGCGATCGGCTGGATGTTCTCGTCACGCTCATCCAGGCATACGAGGCGCGGCATTGGGCCATTGACGCACCTGATCCGATCGAGGCGATTCGCGTGCGGATGGAACAGAAGCATCTCCGGCCACGCGACCTCGAAGCGATGATTGGGTCACGCGGCAGAGTATCAGAGGTGCTGTCAAGAAAGCGGGCGCTTACGCTGCCGATGATCCGCCGCCTGTCGAAAGGTCTCGACTTGAGCGCCGAGATCCTCATCCAGGAGATCCGGACCGAGTAG
- a CDS encoding carboxypeptidase regulatory-like domain-containing protein, with product MRRIRVLAICSAFVLIAACEGFMHVRGRVVDPMGNPVPYATVSTPATQETVQTDSAGQFDIMYFDSWFALGTHVRVDAAGFTSVRKFLRRNTAPTSNVLVLRADTTRS from the coding sequence ATGCGCCGCATCCGTGTTCTCGCCATCTGCTCCGCGTTCGTGCTGATCGCCGCGTGCGAGGGGTTCATGCACGTGCGCGGGCGCGTCGTCGACCCGATGGGGAACCCCGTCCCGTACGCGACGGTGTCGACCCCGGCGACGCAGGAGACGGTGCAGACGGACAGCGCCGGCCAGTTCGACATCATGTACTTCGACAGCTGGTTCGCGCTGGGCACGCACGTGCGGGTGGACGCGGCGGGATTCACGTCGGTCCGCAAGTTCCTGCGGCGCAACACGGCGCCCACCAGCAACGTCCTCGTCCTCCGCGCCGACACCACGCGCTCGTAG